One Hydrogenophaga crassostreae genomic region harbors:
- a CDS encoding DUF3014 domain-containing protein, which produces MNSSKSRLPFILVVLALLALAAYQGWRYFQPQPVPVTATEAPVTMPASSSDDTASLPADPALVEPPAIENPIEALTPEPAGAEPVALPELADADGIVKEQLATLFSRKDLLTYLQVDGFVRKSVASIDNLARSQAASRLWPVNPTPQRFSTQVGPNGVETIHPANSQRYAPMVRLIESVDSAQAVAVYRGLYPLFQQAYEDLGFPDGYFNDRLVQVLDHLIATPVPAEPPAVTLVEVKGSVPSLRPWVRYEFVDPGLQAQSAGRKILIRMGAANQQRLQAKLKDLRQRVARQ; this is translated from the coding sequence ATGAATTCATCAAAATCCCGACTGCCATTTATTCTTGTTGTTCTGGCGCTGCTGGCGCTGGCCGCCTACCAGGGTTGGCGCTATTTCCAGCCTCAGCCGGTACCGGTCACCGCAACCGAAGCCCCGGTGACAATGCCCGCCAGTTCGTCCGATGACACCGCTTCATTGCCGGCAGATCCGGCGCTGGTCGAGCCGCCTGCCATTGAAAATCCGATAGAAGCGCTGACGCCCGAGCCTGCCGGTGCGGAGCCAGTGGCCCTGCCTGAACTGGCCGATGCCGACGGCATCGTCAAGGAGCAGCTGGCCACTCTTTTCAGCCGCAAAGACCTGCTGACCTATTTGCAGGTTGATGGTTTTGTAAGAAAGAGCGTTGCCTCGATCGACAACCTAGCGCGGTCGCAAGCGGCCTCCCGGTTGTGGCCTGTGAATCCCACGCCGCAGCGGTTTTCTACGCAGGTTGGTCCCAATGGCGTTGAAACCATCCACCCTGCCAACAGCCAGCGTTACGCACCTATGGTTCGCCTGATCGAGTCAGTGGACTCTGCGCAGGCTGTGGCGGTTTACCGGGGGCTCTATCCTTTGTTCCAACAAGCCTACGAAGATCTGGGTTTCCCCGATGGCTACTTCAACGATCGGCTGGTGCAGGTGCTTGATCACCTGATCGCCACGCCTGTGCCTGCCGAGCCACCGGCGGTCACGCTGGTGGAGGTCAAAGGTTCGGTGCCTTCGCTGCGGCCATGGGTGCGCTACGAGTTTGTGGACCCGGGTCTGCAAGCCCAATCGGCGGGCCGCAAGATCTTGATCCGCATGGGCGCGGCGAATCAACAGCGCTTGCAGGCGAAACTGAAAGACCTTCGCCAGCGCGTTGCCAGGCAATGA
- a CDS encoding restriction endonuclease: MAKPSQRKRGRKTRTLLLGKGLTAVLLGVGMLTASAVLGGSSPMKAAVSTALSMPAWWAIGIGLALIIAHGVAFRRQRGRERQALVDAQPKHAARPDPDTIRALIDQAERAFAFSQIDPSPEDAADTEANANSAKRQAPGSRWGPAVFAVIEWRRFEAVCEALFGQAGFETRSQSHGADGGVDIWLHSRHAQGPVAVVQCKHWQGKPVGVQEMREFVGLMASHGLKRGTYATTSTYTPEAQDFARDNGINALSGPGLLALIKQRTPEQQTNLLAIAFEGEYWRPTCATCGVKMVNRSPKNGGRAIWSCIHFPRCQHTMHKRIGPLPH, encoded by the coding sequence ATGGCAAAGCCATCACAACGCAAACGCGGTCGCAAGACCCGAACTTTACTGCTGGGAAAAGGGCTGACGGCCGTGTTGCTGGGCGTCGGTATGTTGACGGCCTCTGCCGTCCTGGGTGGCTCAAGCCCCATGAAGGCGGCCGTGTCGACCGCTCTCAGCATGCCGGCCTGGTGGGCCATTGGTATAGGCCTGGCCTTGATCATTGCGCATGGGGTCGCTTTCAGGCGCCAGCGCGGGCGTGAACGCCAAGCGCTGGTTGACGCCCAGCCCAAACATGCCGCCAGACCCGATCCAGACACCATCAGGGCCTTGATCGATCAGGCCGAGCGCGCATTCGCCTTTTCCCAGATCGATCCCTCACCAGAAGACGCGGCAGATACCGAGGCAAACGCCAACAGCGCAAAGCGCCAGGCACCCGGATCTCGCTGGGGGCCGGCCGTGTTCGCGGTGATCGAGTGGCGCCGATTCGAAGCGGTTTGTGAAGCCCTGTTCGGACAGGCGGGCTTCGAAACCCGGTCGCAGTCACACGGAGCCGACGGTGGGGTGGATATCTGGCTGCACTCCAGGCATGCCCAAGGCCCGGTGGCGGTGGTGCAATGCAAGCACTGGCAGGGCAAACCGGTTGGGGTGCAAGAAATGCGCGAGTTCGTGGGTTTGATGGCATCACACGGCCTCAAGCGCGGCACCTACGCCACCACCTCCACCTACACGCCAGAGGCTCAGGATTTTGCCAGGGACAATGGCATCAATGCGCTGAGCGGCCCCGGCTTGCTGGCCTTGATCAAACAGCGCACCCCCGAACAGCAAACCAACCTGCTGGCAATTGCTTTTGAAGGCGAATACTGGCGACCCACCTGCGCGACGTGTGGCGTCAAAATGGTCAATCGTTCGCCCAAAAATGGCGGTAGGGCGATCTGGAGTTGCATCCATTTCCCGCGTTGCCAGCACACGATGCACAAGCGCATAGGGCCGCTCCCGCATTGA
- a CDS encoding M14 family metallopeptidase, whose product MKSPPVSSPAVIGVPGLPWGDAERLAWRTRQTRHRSYEADVLRAIDPMQGRFDVLTYGELVCGEDRYPLRAVRSPQWVAGLPGVLVTGGVHGYETGGVHGALRFLDQCAQGYSGRVNWLVVPCVSPWSYEHIQRWNRDAVDPNRSFRQPGSAPESAALMSLVGAYKGQLQAHIDLHETTDSDETEFRPALAARDGLAFEAGSIPDGFYLVDDSRNPQPAFQQAIIDAVERVTPVALPDHRGQLIGSPMVARGVIHYDFQSLGLCAGITGARYTTTTEVYPDSPRATPEQCVEAQVASIVAALDFVIQQGG is encoded by the coding sequence ATGAAGAGCCCACCCGTTTCTTCGCCCGCGGTCATTGGTGTTCCGGGCTTGCCCTGGGGCGATGCGGAGCGCCTCGCCTGGCGAACGCGTCAGACACGCCACCGCAGCTATGAAGCGGATGTGTTGCGCGCCATTGACCCGATGCAAGGGCGCTTCGATGTGTTGACCTATGGTGAATTGGTGTGCGGTGAAGACCGCTACCCCTTGCGTGCGGTGCGAAGCCCGCAATGGGTGGCGGGTTTGCCTGGGGTATTGGTCACTGGCGGTGTGCATGGCTATGAAACGGGTGGTGTGCATGGGGCCTTGCGATTTCTCGACCAGTGCGCTCAGGGGTACAGCGGGCGGGTCAACTGGCTGGTGGTCCCGTGTGTGAGTCCTTGGTCCTATGAACACATCCAGCGTTGGAACCGGGATGCGGTAGACCCCAACCGCTCTTTTCGCCAACCCGGTTCCGCGCCGGAGTCGGCGGCTTTGATGTCGCTTGTGGGTGCATACAAAGGGCAACTGCAGGCCCACATTGATCTGCATGAAACCACCGATTCCGATGAGACCGAGTTTCGCCCCGCCCTGGCTGCGCGAGATGGCCTGGCCTTTGAAGCAGGCAGCATTCCCGACGGGTTTTACCTGGTCGATGACTCGCGCAATCCGCAACCCGCGTTTCAACAAGCCATCATTGATGCGGTGGAGCGCGTGACCCCTGTTGCGTTGCCCGACCACCGGGGCCAGCTCATTGGCTCACCCATGGTGGCGCGCGGGGTCATTCATTACGATTTCCAGTCGCTGGGGCTTTGCGCGGGCATCACCGGCGCCCGCTACACCACCACCACCGAGGTCTACCCCGACAGCCCGCGGGCCACGCCTGAGCAGTGCGTTGAGGCGCAAGTGGCTTCGATCGTCGCGGCGCTCGATTTCGTGATTCAACAGGGCGGCTGA